One Dictyoglomus turgidum DSM 6724 DNA window includes the following coding sequences:
- a CDS encoding glycosyltransferase family 4 protein, with the protein MEKKIKVNLIFKPGIPSSREKGGGDQTACKMLYEALKRRNDIEVYYNGTLKEGPYDILHFHSLGDIFFRYVKQSNKSKIVFTAHVIADTMLGSAILAEKWKSIFAQYLLLFYNQADVVIAVSPLEVEKLKEMGVKTEIVFIPNGIDLSMFKKDEDLRREMRKKFNLSDEDIVLLSVGHIIKRKGFDTFVKAAESLPQYKFLWVGGVPFSFLSGGYAEIKKILKNPPSNLILPGPSPHEELNKFYNMADIFFFPSRQENFSIAVLEASAVGLPLLLRDLEEYKAPLAPNYIPWNENDVIKKIVQLAENKDLREEYSKRAVVIAETYNIEKTTEATVNLYKKLLGVS; encoded by the coding sequence ATGGAAAAGAAAATAAAAGTTAATTTAATCTTCAAGCCGGGAATTCCCTCATCAAGAGAAAAGGGCGGTGGAGATCAAACAGCCTGTAAAATGCTATATGAAGCCCTTAAAAGGAGAAATGACATAGAAGTTTATTATAATGGAACGTTAAAAGAAGGACCATATGATATACTTCATTTTCACTCCTTAGGAGATATTTTTTTCAGATATGTAAAGCAAAGTAACAAGAGTAAAATTGTTTTTACAGCCCATGTAATAGCTGATACGATGCTTGGTAGTGCCATCCTTGCTGAAAAATGGAAATCTATCTTTGCTCAATATCTTCTTCTATTTTACAATCAAGCAGACGTTGTTATCGCTGTTTCCCCTTTGGAGGTAGAAAAACTAAAAGAGATGGGAGTTAAAACCGAAATCGTATTTATCCCTAATGGCATAGACTTAAGCATGTTTAAAAAAGATGAAGATCTAAGAAGAGAAATGAGGAAAAAATTTAATTTATCTGACGAGGATATAGTTTTGTTAAGTGTAGGACACATTATAAAGAGGAAGGGTTTTGATACCTTTGTTAAAGCAGCGGAGTCTCTTCCCCAATATAAATTCCTATGGGTTGGAGGTGTTCCATTTTCTTTCCTTAGTGGTGGATACGCAGAGATAAAAAAGATTTTAAAAAATCCTCCATCAAATTTAATCCTCCCTGGTCCATCCCCCCACGAAGAACTAAACAAATTTTATAACATGGCGGATATCTTTTTCTTTCCCTCGAGACAAGAAAACTTCAGTATAGCTGTCTTAGAGGCTTCTGCGGTTGGTCTTCCTTTACTTCTAAGAGACCTTGAGGAATACAAAGCACCTTTAGCTCCGAATTATATCCCTTGGAACGAAAATGATGTGATCAAAAAAATAGTTCAGCTTGCAGAAAATAAAGATTTAAGAGAAGAATATTCAAAAAGAGCAGTGGTTATAGCAGAAACCTATAATATAGAAAAAACTACAGAAGCTACAGTAAATTTGTATAAAAAACTTTTAGGGGTGTCATGA
- a CDS encoding lysylphosphatidylglycerol synthase transmembrane domain-containing protein, whose translation MKDLSSTIKSGLKISLIITTIVFVVILFITTDSRTWEALKSINGKYLIYVILLNTLSWILSGIRYSILIRGIEGVNLNLIEALQIHLSYYFASSITPTSAGGEPLEIYLLSKKNIKIGQATALSLFRYVINTLTFAIASPLIIYFYSYLFPQNIVRKLVQYSAILFLLVVGGFLFALFKPRPIIRLVSYILIKLRRIPFLKRIHPFKILRVVNKTVRDFHNTLWFFLKEKKLTILGFFFFNLLSWITYFLIAPVLMSAFNLKVNYLSVVLVQIPIFFMMFYVPSPGGSGAIEILISLGFAPFVPKYILGIFIILWRTLTHYLTLLAGAIVLVYILGVKNW comes from the coding sequence ATGAAAGACTTAAGCAGTACCATAAAATCAGGTTTAAAAATATCACTAATCATAACTACTATTGTGTTTGTTGTAATCCTTTTTATAACCACAGACTCAAGAACTTGGGAAGCCCTTAAGTCTATAAATGGAAAATACTTAATATATGTTATTTTGCTTAACACACTAAGCTGGATATTGTCTGGAATTAGATATAGCATCTTAATTAGAGGTATAGAAGGGGTTAATTTAAATCTCATAGAAGCTTTACAAATTCATTTGTCTTATTATTTTGCATCAAGTATTACTCCAACCTCTGCAGGTGGAGAGCCTTTAGAGATTTATCTCCTCTCCAAGAAAAATATAAAAATTGGCCAGGCTACTGCTCTAAGCTTGTTCAGATATGTAATAAACACCCTTACTTTTGCTATTGCTTCCCCTTTAATAATTTATTTCTACTCATATCTCTTCCCCCAAAACATAGTTCGAAAATTAGTCCAGTACAGTGCTATCCTTTTCTTACTAGTGGTTGGGGGTTTTCTTTTTGCACTTTTCAAACCAAGACCCATAATTAGGTTGGTCTCTTATATATTAATAAAACTAAGAAGAATACCGTTCCTAAAAAGAATCCATCCCTTTAAGATATTAAGGGTTGTAAACAAGACTGTGAGAGATTTTCATAATACCTTATGGTTCTTCTTAAAAGAGAAAAAGCTCACAATCTTAGGATTTTTCTTTTTTAATCTCCTCTCTTGGATTACCTATTTTCTTATTGCCCCTGTACTTATGTCTGCATTTAACCTTAAAGTTAATTATCTTTCTGTAGTCTTAGTACAAATTCCAATCTTTTTCATGATGTTCTACGTACCATCTCCTGGGGGAAGTGGGGCTATAGAAATTTTGATATCTCTTGGCTTTGCTCCGTTTGTACCCAAATATATCTTAGGTATATTTATAATTCTTTGGAGAACTCTTACCCACTATTTAACCCTCCTTGCAGGAGCAATTGTTTTAGTATATATTTTAGGTGTCAAAAATTGGTAA
- a CDS encoding glycosyltransferase family 4 protein, producing the protein MKIAFFTNNYLPNTGGAAIAVESYRDALEKLGHEVYIFAPKYPPWFPKYKDNVSERIWRFPSFAIKFITPQPIPIYFAFLVEDFFKKQKFDIVHSHHPFVIGKTALKLAKKYHIPIVFTHHTQYHKYVHYIPLVPEKISAKIAIKESVKYANQVDLVIAPTKEIKDMIINFGVKTRIEILPTGIDLSMWEEPIQEEFLRNFPWKEKRILLYAGRLAKEKNIEFIFTSLEKLLKKREDIILLVVGDGDERKNLENLVKRLNLEDKIVFMGWHPREELVNFYKIAEIFVFASTTETQGLVTLEAMAGGCAIVAIKAPGSMSLIEDGKEGFLVKEDPEEFANKVELLLNNRNLLATMQNNAKIKAREFSIDKSAMKLVEFYKELAKIKEKQ; encoded by the coding sequence ATGAAAATAGCCTTTTTTACTAATAATTATCTTCCCAACACAGGAGGAGCGGCAATAGCAGTAGAAAGTTATAGAGATGCTCTCGAAAAACTGGGCCATGAAGTATACATTTTCGCTCCTAAGTATCCTCCTTGGTTCCCTAAATATAAAGACAATGTCAGCGAAAGAATTTGGAGATTTCCATCTTTTGCCATAAAGTTTATTACCCCTCAACCTATTCCTATATATTTTGCTTTTTTAGTGGAAGATTTTTTTAAGAAACAAAAATTTGATATTGTACATTCTCACCATCCCTTTGTAATAGGAAAAACAGCCCTCAAACTTGCAAAGAAATATCATATACCTATAGTTTTTACCCATCATACTCAATATCACAAATATGTCCACTATATACCATTAGTTCCAGAAAAAATCTCAGCAAAAATTGCCATTAAAGAAAGTGTCAAATATGCAAATCAAGTAGATTTAGTCATAGCTCCCACAAAGGAAATAAAAGACATGATAATAAATTTTGGAGTAAAGACAAGAATTGAAATATTGCCTACAGGAATTGATCTTTCCATGTGGGAGGAACCTATTCAAGAAGAGTTTCTTAGAAATTTTCCATGGAAGGAAAAAAGAATTCTACTCTATGCAGGAAGACTTGCAAAGGAAAAAAACATAGAATTTATATTTACTTCCTTAGAAAAGCTACTTAAGAAAAGAGAGGACATAATTCTTCTTGTAGTAGGAGATGGTGATGAAAGAAAAAACTTAGAAAATTTAGTCAAGAGGCTGAATTTAGAAGATAAAATAGTATTTATGGGATGGCATCCCAGAGAAGAATTAGTAAACTTCTATAAAATAGCTGAAATTTTTGTCTTTGCATCCACCACAGAGACCCAGGGACTTGTTACATTAGAAGCTATGGCTGGAGGTTGTGCAATAGTAGCAATAAAAGCCCCAGGTTCTATGAGTCTAATAGAAGATGGAAAGGAGGGATTTCTTGTAAAAGAGGATCCAGAAGAGTTTGCAAATAAAGTAGAACTCTTATTAAATAATCGAAATCTTTTAGCTACAATGCAAAACAATGCAAAAATCAAAGCAAGAGAATTCTCCATAGATAAAAGTGCTATGAAATTAGTAGAATTTTACAAAGAATTGGCAAAAATTAAAGAAAAACAATGA
- the tsaB gene encoding tRNA (adenosine(37)-N6)-threonylcarbamoyltransferase complex dimerization subunit type 1 TsaB, whose amino-acid sequence MFILGINTAFEKSNIILWKDNKLYELFYSTDSKTYGETLTINIKTLLDLSGWKLEDIDLYTIITGPGSFTGLRIGIVTVKTLAQIFKKPIIGISYLECLAYQTPFLGMKVPIMPARRGEIHAGFYNAKNERIYNEGIFSYQDFINLLSTLKKEPVIIIGKIPDDLKFLIPEDIIISSEHQNSPRGEAIIYLSLEKYKKGDTLDYLNLLPDYRQKSSAEINWERRNARPEREQ is encoded by the coding sequence ATGTTTATCCTTGGAATAAACACTGCCTTTGAAAAAAGTAATATAATACTATGGAAAGATAACAAATTATATGAGCTGTTCTATTCTACAGATTCTAAGACTTATGGGGAGACTCTAACAATAAATATAAAAACTTTGCTTGACTTATCAGGATGGAAGTTAGAAGATATTGATCTCTACACTATAATAACAGGTCCTGGATCCTTCACTGGACTTAGAATTGGAATAGTTACAGTAAAAACTCTTGCTCAAATATTCAAAAAACCTATAATAGGAATTTCTTACTTAGAATGTTTAGCCTACCAAACACCCTTTTTAGGTATGAAGGTACCCATAATGCCTGCAAGAAGGGGAGAGATACATGCAGGCTTTTATAATGCCAAAAATGAAAGAATCTATAATGAAGGAATTTTCTCATATCAAGACTTTATAAATCTACTCAGTACTCTCAAGAAGGAACCTGTAATAATTATAGGAAAAATACCAGACGATCTTAAATTTTTAATCCCTGAAGATATTATAATCTCCTCTGAACATCAAAATTCTCCACGGGGAGAAGCCATCATCTATCTCTCACTTGAAAAATATAAAAAGGGAGATACGTTAGATTACTTGAATCTTCTTCCAGATTATAGGCAAAAATCCAGTGCTGAAATTAATTGGGAGAGGAGAAATGCAAGACCAGAAAGAGAGCAATGA
- the tsaD gene encoding tRNA (adenosine(37)-N6)-threonylcarbamoyltransferase complex transferase subunit TsaD: protein MITIGIETSCDETSVSLLEDGNKILSNLVSSQVEIHKTFGGVVPEVASRIHVEVLNRLIELALEKAKKEFTDIDLIAVTQGPGLIGALWIGIMAAKTLSLALNKPLIGVNHLEGHIFANFLGEDPPTFPFIALIVSGGHTEYILVEDIGVYKILGQTLDDAAGEAFDKVARILGLNYPGGPEIDKISKMGKPIFNFPKIKCDRELDISFSGIKTAVLYLVRDLKKEGKEIPVADIAASFQERVVEELLERAFLALNKFNIKTLVVSGGVASNSYLQRRFKEESRKEGIKLYIPPPYLCTDNGAMIACAGYHLYQKGYKSDLYLSANPDLLLGER, encoded by the coding sequence ATGATTACTATTGGTATTGAAACTTCTTGTGATGAGACCAGTGTAAGCTTATTAGAAGATGGGAACAAAATACTGAGTAATTTAGTTTCGTCTCAAGTAGAAATACATAAAACTTTTGGAGGAGTAGTACCTGAAGTTGCTTCAAGGATTCATGTAGAAGTATTAAATAGACTTATAGAACTTGCTTTAGAAAAGGCAAAAAAAGAATTCACAGATATAGACTTGATTGCAGTAACCCAGGGACCTGGTCTTATTGGAGCATTATGGATTGGAATAATGGCAGCAAAAACCTTGTCTCTTGCCTTAAATAAGCCTCTAATTGGAGTTAACCATCTTGAAGGACACATTTTTGCAAACTTTTTAGGAGAAGACCCTCCTACTTTTCCTTTTATTGCTTTAATAGTTTCTGGTGGACACACCGAATATATCCTTGTGGAGGATATTGGAGTTTACAAAATCCTTGGACAAACCCTTGATGATGCAGCAGGAGAAGCTTTCGATAAGGTAGCAAGAATATTAGGTCTTAATTATCCAGGAGGACCAGAAATTGATAAAATATCAAAGATGGGAAAACCCATATTTAATTTTCCAAAAATAAAATGTGATAGGGAATTAGATATAAGTTTTAGCGGAATAAAAACCGCAGTACTATATCTTGTAAGAGACTTGAAGAAAGAAGGTAAAGAAATACCTGTTGCAGACATAGCAGCCTCTTTTCAAGAAAGGGTCGTCGAGGAACTATTAGAGAGAGCCTTCTTAGCTTTAAATAAATTTAATATTAAAACCTTAGTAGTCTCAGGAGGCGTAGCTTCTAATAGTTATCTTCAAAGAAGATTTAAAGAAGAAAGCCGAAAAGAAGGTATAAAATTGTACATCCCACCACCTTATCTTTGCACCGATAATGGCGCTATGATTGCTTGTGCGGGATACCATCTTTACCAAAAGGGTTATAAAAGTGATCTTTATCTTTCAGCAAATCCTGATCTCTTATTGGGAGAAAGATGA
- a CDS encoding adenylosuccinate synthase: protein MTNEKTLVVIGAQWGDEGKGKIIDLLSQNAEVVVRFNGGNNAGHTVIVDGKTYRFRLLPSGIISPKTLNVIATGVIINLNGLLEEIEEAEKNGLLIKNLYISDRSPLVLPYHILLDKFYEEKRGNKKIGTTARGIGPAYTDHFSRDTLHVGDLFDKEVFKEKLNYIYSLKKATLSSDFQLPPFEEVYNSQLNTFEKLMEKGVTITDTSKLIYDHIKAGKKILFEGAQGTLLDINFGTYPFVTSSFTISGGVCVGAGIPPQSINKVIGVIKAYTSRVGEGPFPSEIKDELAEIIREKGQEYGTVTRRPRRVGWLDFVALRYAKRINGFTELAITKLDVLSGLEKLKFVVAYKYKGRIIDEFPSSLNILEKCEPITEEISGWKQSLKNIKNYNDLPENVIKYKERIEKELETKITIIGTGPARDEIILLKDPWE, encoded by the coding sequence ATGACCAATGAAAAAACCCTTGTGGTAATAGGTGCTCAATGGGGAGATGAAGGAAAAGGAAAAATTATAGATCTCCTATCTCAGAATGCTGAAGTAGTGGTAAGATTTAATGGAGGAAATAACGCAGGACATACTGTAATCGTAGATGGCAAAACTTATAGATTTCGTCTTCTTCCCTCAGGTATCATATCTCCAAAAACTTTGAATGTGATAGCTACAGGAGTGATTATAAACCTTAATGGGCTTTTGGAAGAAATTGAAGAAGCAGAAAAAAATGGATTATTGATAAAAAATTTATATATAAGTGATAGATCTCCTTTAGTTCTTCCTTATCATATACTCTTAGATAAGTTTTACGAGGAAAAAAGAGGAAACAAAAAGATAGGAACCACAGCAAGAGGAATTGGCCCTGCCTATACGGATCACTTCTCAAGAGATACTTTACATGTAGGAGATCTTTTTGATAAAGAAGTCTTCAAAGAAAAATTAAATTATATTTATTCTTTAAAAAAAGCTACTCTCTCTTCTGATTTTCAACTGCCCCCCTTTGAGGAAGTTTACAACTCTCAATTAAACACTTTCGAAAAACTCATGGAAAAGGGAGTTACTATTACGGATACATCAAAATTAATTTATGATCACATAAAAGCAGGTAAAAAAATACTTTTTGAAGGTGCACAAGGAACCTTATTAGATATAAACTTTGGAACTTATCCTTTCGTAACCTCATCCTTTACTATCTCCGGTGGAGTTTGTGTTGGGGCTGGGATACCACCTCAAAGCATAAACAAAGTTATAGGCGTTATAAAGGCATATACATCAAGGGTTGGCGAGGGTCCATTTCCCAGCGAAATAAAAGATGAGCTTGCTGAAATTATAAGAGAAAAAGGACAAGAATATGGCACAGTAACAAGAAGACCAAGAAGAGTAGGATGGCTTGATTTTGTAGCATTAAGATATGCAAAAAGAATTAACGGTTTTACAGAGCTTGCAATAACTAAGCTTGACGTTCTGAGTGGATTGGAAAAATTGAAATTTGTGGTAGCTTATAAATACAAAGGAAGAATTATTGATGAATTTCCATCATCTCTAAATATTCTTGAAAAATGTGAACCCATAACTGAAGAAATTTCTGGTTGGAAACAGTCTTTGAAAAACATAAAAAATTATAATGATCTTCCTGAAAATGTAATAAAATATAAAGAAAGAATTGAAAAAGAACTTGAAACAAAAATTACCATAATAGGTACAGGACCTGCAAGGGACGAAATAATATTGCTAAAAGATCCTTGGGAATAA
- the rimI gene encoding ribosomal protein S18-alanine N-acetyltransferase — protein sequence MQDQKESNELSVEIRPMKFEDIDQVDEINKLSFSNPWSRESFERELSSNRIAHYFVAIHENKIIGFVGLWIIFQEAQITTIAVHPNYRGRKVGEKLLDFIIDYCQKNLVKNIILEVRVSNTIAQNLYYKKGFKKVGVRKWYYKDGEDALVMVKKLTL from the coding sequence ATGCAAGACCAGAAAGAGAGCAATGAACTCTCAGTTGAAATAAGACCTATGAAATTTGAAGATATTGATCAAGTAGATGAGATCAATAAACTTTCCTTCTCTAATCCTTGGAGTCGGGAAAGTTTTGAAAGAGAGCTCTCCTCAAATAGAATTGCTCATTATTTTGTAGCAATTCATGAAAACAAAATAATAGGATTTGTTGGACTTTGGATAATCTTTCAAGAAGCTCAAATAACCACCATAGCTGTACATCCTAATTATAGAGGAAGAAAAGTTGGAGAAAAGCTCCTTGATTTTATCATAGATTATTGTCAAAAAAACTTAGTCAAAAATATAATTTTAGAAGTTAGAGTTTCCAATACTATTGCCCAAAATTTATATTACAAAAAAGGATTTAAAAAAGTTGGCGTAAGAAAATGGTATTATAAAGATGGGGAAGATGCTTTGGTTATGGTCAAAAAATTAACATTATAA
- the tsaE gene encoding tRNA (adenosine(37)-N6)-threonylcarbamoyltransferase complex ATPase subunit type 1 TsaE, which translates to MEVLSKSPLETKELGKALGNLLNPGNILALIGDLGSGKTTFVQGISQALHITIPVNSPSFLIIKEYKGKHRMLHIDVYRLKIPERELENIGFEEYLNSDFIIVIEWADKIRGLLPKERMEITFEHVDFNERLIKFKPYGEKYENLLLELKKCLSLE; encoded by the coding sequence ATGGAAGTTTTAAGCAAAAGTCCTTTAGAAACTAAAGAGTTAGGTAAAGCCTTAGGAAATCTTTTAAATCCAGGGAATATATTAGCTCTTATAGGAGATTTGGGAAGTGGAAAAACTACTTTTGTGCAAGGAATTTCTCAGGCCCTTCATATAACCATACCTGTGAATAGTCCTTCTTTTTTAATAATAAAAGAATACAAGGGAAAACATAGAATGCTACATATAGATGTATATAGATTAAAGATTCCAGAAAGAGAGTTAGAAAACATAGGTTTTGAAGAATACTTGAACAGTGATTTTATAATAGTGATAGAATGGGCTGACAAAATAAGAGGACTACTTCCTAAAGAACGGATGGAAATTACTTTTGAACACGTAGATTTTAATGAAAGACTAATCAAATTTAAGCCTTACGGAGAAAAATATGAAAATCTACTTTTGGAATTGAAAAAATGTTTATCCTTGGAATAA
- the groES gene encoding co-chaperone GroES produces MKLRPIGDRVVVKVIEQEEKTKGGIVLPDTAKEKPQQGRVIAVGTGRILDNGQKVPLEIKEGDRVIFAKYAGTEVKIEGEEYLILSERDILAVIEE; encoded by the coding sequence GTGAAATTGCGTCCTATTGGTGATCGTGTGGTGGTTAAAGTGATTGAGCAAGAGGAAAAAACAAAGGGAGGTATTGTATTACCCGACACTGCAAAAGAAAAACCCCAACAAGGAAGAGTAATTGCCGTAGGGACTGGTAGAATCCTCGATAACGGACAAAAAGTACCATTGGAGATCAAAGAGGGAGACAGAGTAATATTTGCTAAGTATGCAGGTACAGAAGTAAAGATTGAAGGTGAAGAATATCTTATCCTCAGTGAAAGAGATATCTTAGCTGTTATTGAAGAATAA
- the groL gene encoding chaperonin GroEL (60 kDa chaperone family; promotes refolding of misfolded polypeptides especially under stressful conditions; forms two stacked rings of heptamers to form a barrel-shaped 14mer; ends can be capped by GroES; misfolded proteins enter the barrel where they are refolded when GroES binds), which yields MAAKLVSLDMQARTALIKGLDTVADTVKITLGPKGRNVVLEKKFGAPVITNDGVTIAKEIDLEDPFENMGAQLVKEVASKTNDVAGDGTTTATVLAQALVHEGMKHVVAGANPMYVKRGIEKAVEKVVEELKKIAKPVETKQDIAHVAAISANNDEEIGNLIAEAMDKVGKDGVITVEESQGITTTLELVEGMQFDRGYLSAYMITDPERMEAVLEEPYILITDKKISAVSEILPILERVVQTGKPLVIIAEDVEGEALATLVVNKLRGVLQSLAVKAPGFGDRRKAMLQDIAILTGGQFISEETGIKLENVTLDMLGRAEKVRANKDKTTIIGGKGNKKDIEARIAQIKKQLEETDSEFDREKLQERLAKLAGGVAVIKVGAATEVELKEKKHRIEDALSATKAAVEEGIVPGGGVALIRTIKALDDIKVDNEDERIGVEIVRRSLDVPLKLIANNAGKEGSIIAEKVKEMDGPMGYDAARDRFVNMFDAGIVDPCKVTRSALQNAASIAALVLTTEGLVAEKPEKEKQTPPPPPEY from the coding sequence ATGGCAGCCAAATTAGTAAGCCTTGATATGCAAGCAAGAACCGCACTAATCAAAGGTCTCGACACTGTTGCTGATACTGTAAAGATTACCTTAGGGCCAAAGGGAAGAAATGTAGTTCTTGAGAAGAAATTCGGTGCTCCAGTTATAACTAACGACGGTGTAACCATTGCAAAAGAAATTGATCTTGAAGACCCCTTCGAAAATATGGGTGCTCAATTAGTAAAAGAGGTTGCCTCCAAAACTAACGATGTAGCAGGAGATGGAACTACTACTGCTACAGTTCTTGCTCAAGCATTAGTACATGAAGGAATGAAACATGTAGTTGCTGGTGCAAACCCAATGTATGTAAAAAGAGGAATAGAAAAAGCTGTTGAAAAAGTAGTGGAAGAACTAAAGAAGATCGCAAAACCAGTAGAGACCAAGCAAGATATTGCTCATGTAGCAGCAATTTCTGCAAATAACGATGAAGAAATTGGAAATCTTATTGCCGAAGCAATGGATAAAGTAGGAAAAGATGGAGTTATAACTGTAGAAGAATCTCAAGGAATAACAACTACGTTGGAGCTTGTTGAGGGAATGCAATTTGATAGAGGATATCTCTCGGCATACATGATTACAGATCCAGAAAGAATGGAAGCAGTATTAGAAGAACCATACATCCTTATCACTGATAAGAAGATCAGTGCAGTAAGTGAAATACTACCAATTCTTGAGAGAGTTGTACAAACTGGTAAACCATTGGTAATAATAGCAGAAGATGTTGAAGGAGAAGCTCTTGCCACATTAGTAGTCAATAAACTACGTGGAGTATTACAATCCCTTGCTGTAAAAGCTCCTGGCTTTGGTGATCGTAGAAAGGCCATGCTTCAGGATATAGCCATATTAACTGGTGGCCAATTTATTTCTGAAGAGACTGGAATCAAACTTGAGAATGTAACCTTAGACATGCTCGGAAGAGCAGAAAAAGTAAGAGCTAATAAAGATAAGACCACCATTATTGGAGGAAAAGGGAACAAGAAAGACATCGAAGCTAGAATCGCTCAAATTAAGAAGCAATTAGAAGAGACCGATTCTGAATTTGACAGAGAGAAATTACAAGAAAGACTTGCAAAACTTGCTGGTGGAGTTGCTGTAATAAAAGTTGGAGCAGCTACCGAAGTAGAGCTTAAAGAGAAGAAGCATAGGATCGAAGATGCCTTATCTGCGACCAAGGCTGCTGTAGAAGAAGGTATCGTACCTGGAGGTGGCGTAGCCCTTATAAGAACAATAAAAGCTCTTGATGACATTAAAGTAGACAACGAGGATGAGAGAATAGGAGTAGAAATTGTAAGAAGATCCTTAGATGTACCATTAAAGTTAATAGCAAACAATGCTGGTAAAGAAGGATCCATTATCGCAGAAAAGGTTAAAGAAATGGATGGCCCAATGGGATATGATGCTGCAAGAGACAGATTTGTAAACATGTTTGATGCTGGAATTGTAGATCCATGTAAAGTAACAAGATCTGCATTACAAAATGCTGCAAGTATAGCTGCATTAGTACTCACCACTGAAGGGCTTGTAGCTGAAAAACCAGAAAAAGAAAAACAAACACCTCCTCCACCACCCGAGTACTAA